In one Aggregicoccus sp. 17bor-14 genomic region, the following are encoded:
- a CDS encoding tetratricopeptide repeat protein, whose product MKVSCPSCQTNYNIDDKRIPPGGAKLKCARCQNTFPIRPASESAGAAVPLPGANPFAADAVPLPASAGGPSDAVPLPGNAYAAAPGAIPLPGAPAPAGEDWDAESTRVMTMPVPPAAFGESPAAVPLPGAGRARSADFGLDLPSPGAVPLPGAGGPAASGGYGEADGYGFAPPAQAVPLPGGAHPGAVPLPGGNRYADEALPLPGANPFAADALPLPGVSAPQGTARDFDFSEAAPPPVDVDPSALPSQDIDFADVPAAAPGVAARAGAQEMDFSSLPTPADDAFALPPPPAAAQEMDFSSLPTPASEAYAPPAAAPRAAQMDFSSLPTPADEVPMASDLDFSEAPAPDPTTGFGDVDFSEPPPPPARASGALEFDPTDASHASKPASPEGLEMLSFIDEGGAARAAAGGSAQRFHVRRRSGKVFGPFDEAAVVKMLEDGQLLGNEDVSLDAESWAPIGTQPGFAAAIQRLMEAPASGSGSAAGSGSSVSLGNVGAGSGAEPAIPNLERRDEDPSLGMDRLKQLYEGRMAAAAMVDGGAGTARLKRRLPVLLGAGALGLALLAGASLGLTRYGAFGVHRLFPARVSEGSGAAAELNKARQALLGDTFASYKQAKALSERVLAVKEYPEVRALWCQAVFYLQRRYAAATPADLARAQEALPAVEMLGAKDPEVVKAFAGQALVQHRPEDALPALQDAWSREGNRSDVELAFLLAEAYAQKGQGKDASEVLKGLLAQGKPTAKALHALGDLHQAAARADEAARAYDAALKADPRHAMSAVELAAVELLVRKDVAKGEAAVERALEEKVRAELGPAELARALTLRGVVRAQQFKPKEAQAEFEEALKKDPQSVFTKVNLARVLLSQREYAAALPLYKEAATREPRNIDSTDGYIRTLVATGNMGEALDAVKAANARFPDNARIAYLFGRIDDARGESASAETHYTQALASDADLVEARLYLARHMLRANQLDKAKEQLALALKVQPDSALVHTGLGELALASGEGAAAREAFEHAVSLDPNLADAHLGLSRQALAAGELERAKTEADRALELDPRLKEARLHRGRVLWRQGALADAVTELEAAKAEDPRAVAIPVMLGAVKLQSGDLAGAESNLLLALRSEPSNAEALYYLAQVKAKRAEYTQALDSMRSAVERAPKRADYHYTYGLILRDAKKLGEAMEEWKTAVKLDPASADAHEALGQGYLERGDVEAAVGAFEASLKADPKRTRVIGSIGDVYFNAARWSDAVAQYQTALKQDPSLTALLYKVGRAYSEQADHAKAVEWYKKAIVSDAQNPMPYYYLGFAYKEKGKKREAIAAFKDYLSRRPDAEDKKDIEDEIYDLEH is encoded by the coding sequence ATGAAAGTCTCGTGCCCGTCTTGCCAGACGAACTACAACATCGATGACAAGCGGATCCCGCCGGGGGGCGCGAAGCTCAAGTGCGCGCGCTGTCAGAACACCTTCCCCATCCGGCCGGCTTCCGAGAGCGCGGGCGCCGCGGTGCCGCTGCCGGGCGCGAACCCCTTCGCCGCGGACGCGGTCCCGCTGCCCGCCTCTGCAGGCGGCCCCTCGGACGCCGTCCCGCTGCCGGGCAACGCCTACGCGGCCGCCCCCGGCGCCATCCCGCTGCCGGGCGCTCCGGCGCCGGCGGGCGAGGACTGGGACGCGGAGTCCACGCGGGTGATGACGATGCCGGTCCCGCCGGCCGCCTTCGGCGAGTCCCCTGCCGCCGTGCCCCTGCCGGGCGCGGGGCGCGCGCGCTCGGCCGACTTCGGGCTGGACCTGCCCTCGCCGGGCGCGGTGCCCCTGCCCGGCGCGGGCGGGCCCGCGGCCAGCGGCGGCTACGGCGAGGCGGACGGCTACGGCTTCGCGCCCCCCGCGCAGGCGGTGCCGCTGCCGGGCGGCGCGCACCCGGGCGCGGTGCCGCTGCCGGGCGGTAACCGCTACGCCGATGAGGCGCTGCCCCTGCCGGGCGCGAACCCCTTCGCCGCGGACGCGCTGCCCCTGCCGGGCGTCTCCGCGCCGCAGGGCACCGCGCGCGACTTCGACTTCTCGGAGGCCGCGCCGCCTCCGGTGGACGTGGACCCCTCGGCCCTGCCCTCGCAGGACATCGACTTCGCCGACGTGCCCGCCGCAGCGCCGGGCGTGGCCGCGCGCGCAGGCGCCCAGGAGATGGACTTCTCCAGCCTCCCCACGCCCGCCGACGACGCGTTCGCGCTGCCGCCGCCCCCCGCTGCGGCGCAGGAGATGGACTTCTCCAGCCTGCCCACGCCCGCGAGCGAGGCGTACGCGCCGCCGGCGGCCGCGCCGCGCGCCGCGCAGATGGACTTCTCCAGCCTGCCCACGCCCGCGGACGAGGTGCCGATGGCCTCGGACCTGGACTTCTCGGAGGCGCCCGCGCCGGATCCGACCACGGGCTTCGGGGACGTGGACTTCAGCGAGCCCCCGCCCCCGCCCGCCCGGGCCTCCGGCGCGCTCGAGTTCGACCCCACGGACGCCTCCCACGCCTCGAAGCCCGCCTCCCCCGAGGGGCTGGAGATGCTGAGCTTCATCGACGAGGGCGGCGCCGCGCGCGCTGCCGCGGGCGGCAGTGCGCAGCGCTTCCATGTCCGGCGCCGCTCCGGCAAGGTGTTCGGCCCCTTCGACGAGGCGGCCGTCGTCAAGATGCTCGAGGACGGGCAGCTGCTGGGCAACGAGGACGTCTCGCTGGACGCGGAGAGCTGGGCGCCCATCGGCACCCAGCCGGGCTTCGCCGCGGCCATCCAGCGCCTGATGGAGGCGCCGGCCTCCGGCAGCGGCAGCGCCGCGGGCTCCGGCAGCTCGGTCTCGCTGGGCAACGTCGGAGCCGGCAGCGGCGCGGAGCCGGCCATCCCCAACCTCGAGCGGCGCGACGAGGACCCCTCGCTCGGCATGGACCGGCTGAAGCAGCTGTACGAGGGCCGCATGGCGGCGGCCGCCATGGTGGACGGCGGCGCGGGCACGGCGCGGCTGAAGCGGCGGCTGCCGGTGCTCCTGGGCGCCGGCGCGCTGGGCCTCGCGCTGCTCGCCGGAGCGAGCCTCGGCCTCACGCGCTACGGGGCCTTCGGCGTGCACCGGCTCTTCCCGGCGCGCGTCTCGGAGGGCTCGGGCGCGGCGGCGGAGCTGAACAAGGCGCGCCAGGCGCTGCTGGGTGACACCTTCGCGAGCTACAAGCAGGCGAAGGCGCTGAGCGAGCGCGTGCTCGCGGTGAAGGAGTACCCGGAGGTGCGCGCGCTGTGGTGCCAGGCGGTGTTCTACCTGCAGCGCCGCTACGCGGCCGCCACCCCGGCGGATCTCGCCCGGGCGCAGGAGGCGCTGCCGGCGGTGGAGATGCTGGGGGCGAAGGACCCCGAGGTGGTGAAGGCCTTCGCGGGCCAGGCGCTGGTGCAGCACCGCCCCGAGGACGCGCTGCCTGCGCTGCAGGACGCGTGGAGCCGCGAGGGCAACCGCAGCGACGTGGAGCTCGCGTTCCTGCTCGCCGAGGCCTACGCGCAGAAGGGCCAGGGCAAGGACGCTTCGGAGGTGCTCAAGGGCCTGCTCGCGCAGGGCAAGCCCACGGCGAAGGCGCTGCACGCGCTGGGCGACCTGCACCAGGCGGCCGCGCGCGCGGACGAGGCGGCGCGCGCCTACGACGCGGCGCTCAAGGCGGACCCGCGCCACGCCATGTCCGCGGTGGAGCTGGCGGCGGTGGAGCTGCTGGTGCGCAAGGACGTGGCCAAGGGCGAGGCGGCAGTGGAGCGCGCGCTCGAGGAGAAGGTGCGCGCGGAGCTGGGCCCCGCGGAGCTCGCGCGCGCGCTCACCCTGCGCGGCGTGGTGCGCGCGCAGCAGTTCAAGCCGAAGGAGGCGCAGGCCGAGTTCGAGGAGGCGCTGAAGAAGGACCCGCAGAGCGTCTTCACGAAGGTGAACCTGGCGCGCGTGCTGCTGAGCCAGCGCGAGTACGCCGCGGCGCTGCCGCTGTACAAGGAGGCCGCGACGCGCGAGCCGCGCAACATCGACTCGACGGACGGCTACATCCGCACGCTGGTGGCCACCGGCAACATGGGCGAGGCGCTGGACGCGGTGAAGGCCGCCAACGCGCGCTTCCCCGACAACGCCCGCATCGCGTACCTCTTCGGCCGCATCGACGATGCGCGCGGCGAGAGCGCGAGCGCCGAGACGCACTACACGCAGGCGCTGGCCTCGGACGCGGACCTGGTGGAGGCGCGGCTGTACCTCGCGCGCCACATGCTGCGCGCGAACCAGCTGGACAAGGCGAAGGAGCAGCTGGCGCTCGCGCTCAAGGTGCAGCCGGACAGCGCGCTGGTGCACACGGGCCTGGGCGAGCTCGCGCTCGCCTCCGGTGAGGGCGCCGCCGCGCGCGAGGCCTTCGAGCACGCGGTCTCGCTGGACCCGAACCTGGCGGACGCGCACCTGGGCCTGTCGCGCCAGGCGCTGGCGGCCGGCGAGCTGGAGCGCGCGAAGACCGAGGCGGACCGCGCGCTGGAGCTGGACCCGCGGCTGAAGGAGGCGCGGCTGCACCGCGGCCGGGTGCTCTGGCGCCAGGGCGCGCTCGCGGACGCGGTCACCGAGCTGGAGGCGGCCAAGGCGGAGGACCCGCGCGCGGTCGCCATCCCGGTGATGCTGGGTGCGGTGAAGCTGCAGAGCGGAGACCTCGCGGGCGCCGAGAGCAACCTGCTGCTCGCGCTGCGCTCCGAGCCCTCGAACGCCGAGGCGCTGTACTACCTCGCGCAGGTGAAGGCGAAGCGCGCCGAGTACACCCAGGCGCTCGACAGCATGCGCAGCGCGGTGGAGCGCGCGCCCAAGCGCGCGGACTACCACTACACCTACGGCCTCATCCTGCGCGACGCGAAGAAGCTCGGCGAGGCGATGGAGGAGTGGAAGACGGCGGTGAAGCTGGACCCGGCCTCCGCGGACGCGCACGAGGCGCTGGGCCAGGGCTACCTCGAGCGCGGTGACGTGGAGGCGGCCGTGGGCGCGTTCGAGGCGAGCCTGAAGGCGGACCCGAAGCGCACGCGCGTCATCGGGTCCATCGGCGATGTGTACTTCAACGCCGCGCGCTGGAGCGACGCCGTGGCGCAGTACCAGACCGCGCTGAAGCAGGACCCCAGCCTCACCGCCCTGCTCTACAAGGTGGGGCGCGCCTACAGCGAGCAGGCCGACCACGCGAAGGCGGTGGAGTGGTACAAGAAGGCCATCGTCTCCGACGCCCAGAACCCGATGCCGTACTACTACCTGGGCTTCGCGTACAAGGAGAAGGGCAAGAAGCGCGAGGCGATTGCGGCCTTCAAGGACTACCTCTCGCGCCGCCCCGACGCCGAGGACAAGAAGGACATCGAGGACGAGATCTACGACCTCGAGCACTGA